The genomic region CTTTTGCCTTTGCTTTTGCTTGTTCTAAGAATATGTTGTAGTTTGCATCATTTATCTTTTTAGCGTATAGATACCCTGCTCCAACGCCCGCCACACCGGCTCCTAAGCCTATTAAAACCTCTATCATTTATTCCTCTTTTTATATAATTTTTATTTGGGGTTATATAAAAGTCTGCTACCGCATCTTGTGCATTTGAAAGCACATCTTTGGTATAAAAGTCTTTTATCTCAAGAAAAACTATCCGTTTTGGCTTAATAGGCAAAGAGTCAAAAAATCTATCATAAAATCCTTTTCCATGCCCTATCCTAGCCATAGCTCCATCAACCCCAATCGCTGGAACTACTGCCATATCAAGTCTAACATTATCCATTTTTTTGCCAGATGACTGTCTGACATTAAATTTATAAGTTATAAATGGCAGTCGCAATCTTACCATCTTTAAGCTAAGACCTACCATAAAAGGGGCAAAAATTTCACATTTACGTGATAAATTTCGCCTTATTTTAAGCACATCGACTTCGTAGTTAAGTGGCAAATAAAACAGTACTTTCTTAGAATTTGTAAAATTTATCAATTTCAAAAGCGTTTTTGTAGCTTTATAGTGCGAGCATTTGGCCTTAAATTTAGTAAGTTTCATCAAATTTGCTCTTGCATTTTTTCTAAATTCATTTTTTTCTAAATTAACGCTCATTTTATGCTCTTTCTTGTATAATCCTGAAATCTTATTCAAAAGGAAATTTATGACATTAAAACGAGCAATTATAACATCACTTTGCATTTTTGCATTTTTTGGATGCGGCGACGAGAACAAGCAAAAAAAAGAGCAAAATACAAGCGAACAAACGCAAGGCAAAATTTTAGATAAAAATGCCAGCAAAGATGAAAATTTAAGCAAAGACTCACTCACTCCAAAAATGAGTGAAAGTGCCCAAGATAGCGAGATAAAAGAGATAAATCTAAAGCTGCTAAGTGGCACAACTATGCAGATTACAAAAAGAAGTAATGGCTTTGATGTAAAAGATGGTAAAAAAGCAACTCTTTACGTATTTTTCGCCACTTGGTGCCCACCTTGCAAGGCTGAGATCCCTCACTTAAATAACCTAAGCGAAAAATTTAAAAACGAACTAGATATCGTTGGTGTGCTACTTGAAGACAAAAGTGAAGATGAAGTAAAAGATTTTGCTCAAAAATATAAAATCAAATACGAAGTCGCGGTTGGCGAGGGAAATTTTTTATTTGAAAAAGCGATGGGCGGCATAAAAGGCTTGCCTGCGTCAGCACTTTTTAAAGCAAATGGCGACTACGTTCAAGGCTACATCGGTCTTGTGCCTGAAGAGATGCTTGAAAATGACATAAATAGGGCAACAAAATAATGCTTGATTTTCTAAAAAAAGGCCTTGAGAAGACTTTTGGAGCGATAAGCTCGGCTAAAAAGTCAAAAAAGATCGACAAAGAGAGCTTAGAAGAGATTTTACTAGAGGCTGACGTGGCTTACGAGATCGTGGAGGAGATTTTATACTACTTGCCACCACAAGATGAAGTGAGCAGAGCCGATCTAAGACGTGTTATGAGCAGCTATTTCATCTACGAAAATGAGCGCGTGATCGAGCCCGATAAGCCATTTGTCGATCTCATCCTTGGCGTAAATGGCGCTGGCAAGACGACAACGATCGCAAAGCTTGCAAATTTATATAAAAATAATGGTAAAAGCGTTATTTTGGGCGCTTGTGATACATTTAGAGCTGGAGCGATCGAGCAGCTACGCCAGTGGTCAATTAGGCTAAATGTGCCAATAGTCGCAACACAGCAAGGTCATGATCCTTCGGCTGTTGCTTACGATACGATCAGCTCAGCCCTTGCAAAAGGCATCGACCGAGTCATCCTTGACACAGCCGGCAGACTTCAAAACCAGACAAATTTAGCAAACGAGTTAGAAAAGATCGTTCGTATTAGCAAAAAAGCTTACGAAAAGGCGCCACACCGTAAAATTTTGATTCTTGATGGCACACAAGGCAATGCCGGAGTAGCGCAAGCAAAGGCGTTTAACGATATTGTCTCACTTGATGGCGTCATCATCACAAAGCTTGACGGCACTGCAAAGGGCGGAGCACTATTTGGTGTGGCAAGAGAGCTTGAACTACCTATATTTTATATAGGCGTTGGCGAGAGCATGGATGATGTCATCAAATTTAACCCAGACGAGTTTCTAGACGAGCTAATGGACGCTATTTTTGAGTAGAGTAAAAATTCTAAGCCGTTTTTGTTTTTTTGCCACTCTTTTGGCGATCGATTTTCTTGCATTTACTCCAAAAAGTCCTGCGATCATCGAAAATTCGTGGGACAAAGCAAACCATTTTTTAGCTTTTTGTGTCCTTTATCTCCTGCTTTATCTTGGCTATGAGTTTAAAATTTTAAAAAATTTAGCCCTACTTTTAGCCTTTGGTGTGCAAATAGAACTCGTTCAAGCATATTTTTACCAAACAGGAGCTTTAGCCTACTTGACATCGTGGCTGATATGATCGGAGCGGCTTTTGGAGTGATAGTAGTTGAAATTTTAAAAAGGATATTTTATGGCAAAAGCAAAGCCAGTTTTTGAGTGTCAAGCCTGCGGTAATCAGCAGAGCAAATGGCTAGGCAAATGCCCACAATGTGGGGCTTGGGATAGCTTTATCGAGCTTAGTCAGCAAGAGATAAAGATAAGTAAAGAGATAGCAAAAAGCACTAGCGCACCTAGCAAAGCCATAAGCATAGACGAAGTTGAAATTCAAAATTTTACGAGATTTAGCACCAAAGATAGCGAGCTAGACCTTGTTCTTGGTGGTGGCGTAGTCGAGGGCTCGCTAGTTTTAATAGGTGGCAGTCCAGGCATCGGTAAATCAACCTTGCTTCTAAAAATCGGCTCAAATTTAGCAAAAGACGGTAAAAAAACGCTCTATGTAAGCGGCGAAGAGAGCCAAAGCCAGATAAAAATGAGAGCTGATAGGCTAAATGCGGTGGATAAAAATTTATACCTGCTAACTGAAATTTGCCTAGAAGATATCCTGCTAGAAGTGCAAAAGAGCGACTACAAGGTGCTTGTAATTGACTCCATACAAACACTTTATAGCCAAAATATAAGCTCCGCTCCAGGCTCGATCACGCAGGTTCGCGAGATCACATTTGAGCTGATGAGACTTGCAAAGAGTCAAAATATCTGCGTTTTCATCATCGGACACATAACTAAAGAGGGCTCGATCGCAGGGCCTAGAGTGCTTGAACACATGGTCGATGTGGTACTTTATTTCGAGGGCGATGCGAGCAGAGAGTTAAGAATCTTGCGTGGGTTTAAAAACCGCTTTGGCTCGACAAGCGAGGTTGGTATATTTGAGATGAGCCAGCACGGACTAGTGAGCGCAAACGAGGTATCTAGTAAATTTTTCACACGTGGCGGGGCGATGAGTGGCAGTGCGATAACTATCATAATGGAAGGCTCAAGAGCGCTTAGCATCGAGATACAAGCACTTGTTTGCGAAAGCGCCTACCCAAAAAGAAGCTCGACTGGCTTTGAGAGAAACCGCCTGGATATGCTGCTAGCCCTACTTGAGCGAAAGCTTGAAATTCCACTTGGGCACTACGACGTCTTTATAAACGTTTCAGGTGGCGTTAAGATAAGCGAGACTGCGGCCGATCTAGCCGTCATAGCAGCGATAATCAGCAGCTTCAAAAACCGCCCTATCAGCAAGGATAGTATCTTCATCGGCGAGCTAAGCCTAAACGGCGAGATAAGAGAAATTTTCAACCTCGATCAGCGACTAAAAGAGGCAAAAACGCAGAAATTTAAAAATGCGATCATCCCAAACAAACCGCTTGACATGCAAGGTCTAAAGTGCTTTTACGCCAAAGATATCACGCAAGTACTTGAGTGGATGTAAATTTGTCTTGCCAGCTATTTAACATCAATACTTTGCTGGCTAGGCCATGTTTTTTGAAATTTATCTTTTGCATAAGTCTTAGGACATCTATGCTTTTTCTTTGAAATTTAAATTATAAAAATTCCATTCTTTGCTTATAAAATACCTATGCCCTCTTATCCACTTTAAGCTTTGCCACTTTTTCTAAAATTTCAAACATACTCTTGCCACTATCAAATTCACTCTTTATAAATTTATAAAGCTCTTTAAATCTCTCATCGGCTTCAAGCTTATAGGTGTGAGATTTTTTAGTAACTTGTATAGGTGTAAATTTCTTCTCTTTGGTATTGTCTTCTTTTTCAAGATTATCTGTATTCTGAATACCTTTTTCGTTTAGCTCTTTTAATATATTAACAGCATTTTTAACATCTTCGCCAGATAAAGTTAGATCAAACCGCTCTTTTAATGCATATTTAGCCCACTCCTCTTTAAACTCATCAACGCTCATATCGCTATCAAGCAGATCAATAGTCCTTGAGTTTTTAGTAAATAGCAAATCTTGATTGCCACGATATTCATTTAAAAATTCATTTACAGTGTATGGGGTATCTCTTAAAATTTTTGGCTTATCATTGTCTGGTTTTGCTTGCTGACCTTGTATATATTCTACAAATAAACCCTTACTTTCATTTATGAAATTTTTAAGATCTGATAGCTGCTCACTTGTAAAGTCAGGATCATAACCTCTAAGCTTTCCTATGATAGTGACTTTTGCGTCATCGCCCTTTGTAAAGCCAGATAGTGGATATATATGTCTATCATAAGACGCAGCTTGAGCTTTTCTATCAAGCCTTGCGTATTTAGGAAAGCTCATACCATATCCCATATCGTTACTAAGTATCTCGCTTATATCGTTAAATTTAAATCCCATCTCTCTTGCTATGTTCTCTCTTGAGAGATAGTTAGAAGTTGGGAGGTTATTAGAAATTTGCATTTTACTATCCTTAGTTTCTTTGGCTCCATTAAATCTTAATTAAAGATATCGTCTTTTCTTTAAAAAATTTTATAAAAATACGTTTTTTAAATTTATCAGAAGTAGCTAAAAGATATTAAAAAGCTTTGTAAAAATGCATAAATTTTAGACAATCATCACTGCAGCTACGGCAAATCCGCCATCGTGAGTTATGCTAAGGCTTGCTTCTTTGATATTAAAATTTGTATAAATTTTTGGGCTAAATTTTATCTTTGGTGCGTTTTTTGCGTCTTTGCTAAGCTCAATGTCCAAAAAGCCACACTCTTTGCTGATGCCTACACCAAGAGCTTTGCTAGCTGCTTCTTTGGCCGCCCAAAATCCAGCCAAAGTCGCATCATTTTTTGCTAGCGCGATCTCGTCATCACTAAGAAATTTTTTTAAAAAAAGCTCGCCATAACGAACTTTAAGTCTAGAAATTCTATCTATCTTAATGATATCAATACCTATCATTGCACCACAAAATCAGTAAAAAATATATTTTTGATGTAGCCATCATTTAGCACTTCATTTAGCTTACCGACGATCTCGTCTTTTAGCCTATCCTTGCCCTTTGCAGTGCTTACTTCTTCGTAGGTTTTTGATGAAAGTGTTCTTATAATAATATCTCTTAAAAGTGCTTTTTTCTTATCAAGCTCAGGAGTTAGCAACTCATCGCTTTGCTCCATATCGATCTTAGTTTTAAGAAATCTTGAGCCATTTTCGCTAAGCAAATTTACAATAAACTGATCAAGCGGATATATCGGCCCCATATTTGAATAGTCGTTGCTACCATGCTTTGCTTTATTTTGAGCTGGCATGGACTGCGTTTGAGTCTGAGCTGGTGTTTGCGCCATATTTGCCTCTTTTGGCTCATCAGAACTAAGCATCAAAAACGCGACTAGCCCTCCAATAACTAGCAGCAAAACAAATATCGCAATGATAATTATCATTAATGCACCATTGCCACCTTTTTTTGCCTTTTTCTCTTCAACTTCTTCAGCCATCTTTCCTCCTTTAAGTTTTGGCTATAATTATACAAAAAATTCGCAAAAATGAGAAAAAATGATACATAAAACAAATGCGGCTAGAGCTTTAGACAAGCTAAAAATTAATTATGAAATTTTAGAATATGAAGTCGATTTAAACGATCTTTCAGCCATTCACGTAGCAGCTAGCACCAAGCAAAATATAAAGCAAATTTATAAGACTATCGTTTGCGAGTGTGAGCCTAAAAATTTCGTTGTTGCTTGCTTACAGGGTGATTTGGAGCTTGATCTAAAAGCACTTGCTCACGCGTGTGACGCCAAACGCTGCGAACTTATAAATTTAAAAGACCTAGAAAAGATCACCGGCTACATCAGAGGTGGCTGCTCGCCACTTGCTATGAAAAAGCACTTTGCGACCTTCATCGACGAACGAGCAAAAGAGCAAGAGTATGTGCTAGTAAGCGCTGGAGTAAGAGGCAAGCAGATAAAGATAGCTCCAAACGACCTTTTAAAGGCTTGCGAAGCGGATTACGCTGATATCGCCAGGTTAGCTCTTTAAAAACTCTATAAATTTAAACTTCTCGCCCAAAAACTCAGGAGAAAGTAGAAATTTCGCCTGTTTTGCAGCGTTTTCGTAGGCTTGCTTGCTGCCTTTTTCAAGCACTAAAGATAAAATTTCATCCACGCCAAAGTCGCAAACCAAAGCTTCGTTTTGTTTTTTAAATTTAAGCATCTCAAAGCCAGCCTCACAAAAAGCCTCTTTTACTTGCTTAAAGCAAAGGCTATATGTTAGATCCGATCTTTTAAAATATGGCTCAAGGTCTGAAATTTCAAATAAAGAAAATACTTGATGGTCTTTAAAAATCCTTAGGCTAAACTCATTTTTTGGCTCAAATTCGCCGTAGTCAAAGCTTAAAAATCTCACCTTTTTTGCCACATTTGCAAGCTGGAGTGCAAATTTAGCGTAGCTAGTTGATATCTCGCCCTTTTTTATGCCAAATTTCTTTGCAAGAGCTAGCAAGTTTTGATCTGCTTTTTGCCAGTAAAATTTTAGATCATCATCCACAAAAAGCATATTTTGCCCATCTATAATTTCGCAGCTAAACGCGTCAAGTAGCTCATTTGAGATGATAAAAATTTCATCAAACGAGCACTCGCCCAAATTTTCATAGTGTTTTATTTTGATGTCATCGCCAAAGCGTTTTGCAAAAGTCTCAAGCTGTCTTTTACGTAAAATTTCATGAGGCTCGATGATGATAAGCTCTAAATTTGGCAAAATTTCTGGCTCAAGCGTAAAAATTCCTTGCGCAAAATCAGCTAGCATATCGCCAGAGTTTGCGCCAATCTCCATGACCTTACAAGAGCTAGAAATTTCGCCGTTTTTAAGTAGTTTTAAAAAGTAGTTTGCAAGGCAGGCGCCAAAGAGATAGCCAACGCTTACATTTGTATAAAAATCACCCTTTTTGCCGATATCTACGCCAAATTTATAGTAGTTTTCATTGACCCAGATATCAAAAAACTCGCTAAATTTCATAGATCAGGTAACTTCCAACCTCTATAAAATGCAAGCATCCTAACTGTAATGCCAGCAGCAAGCAAGAGCATAGTAAAAAATATATTGGTAAGGCCTAGATGATATAGCACAAAGTAAGCAAGCCCCACGCCAAGACTTATCGTGCCGTAAAGTCCGGTGCGTAAAAACCATGGAATTTCATTTAGCAAAATATCTCTTAAGATACCGCCACCAACGCCGTTAAAAAAGGCGATCATCATCACACCAAAGATATTGTAGTTGTACTCAATAGCAACCATTGCTCCAACGATCGAAAAACAAATAACATCGATCGCATCGGCGAAAATAAATACAAATTTTCGCTCCAAACCTTCTCTTTTTATATGCAAATTTGCCGCTCTTGAAACAATCAACATAAAAATAACAACACTTACTGGCATATAGTGCGTAAATGAATAAACTGCCCTGCCAACGAGCATATCACGCATGATACCGCCACCAAGTGCGGTCAAAAATGCAGACAAAAAGACTCCAAGCCAGTCGCACTCCTTTTTTACTGCAAATAAAAACCCGCTAAGTGCAGCTGATGCGATACCGACGTATTCGACAAAAAGTATTAAACTCATATTTTTTCCTTAAAAGGTCGCATTTTATAATGAACTCTCATAAAAAATCATTAATAATTTTTTTACCATTAGTTTATTTTAGGCTATAATAACGAAAAATTTAAGGAAGGAATTTTAATGAAAAGACTATTAATAATATTTCTTGCTGGTTTATTTTTCACGCCACACTTAAATGCTGATGTGGTCCAAAATCAAAAGCTAAAAAATGCAATAAATATTTTAAACGCTTTTGGTACAAGAAATTTAAAGCCAAACACTAAATTTGAAGGCATAAAAGCGATCGCCATAATCCCTGATGCGACAAAAGCAGGCGCTGTTGTAACTGGATCAACAGGTAAAGGCGTATTTATCGCTAAAAACGATGATGGTGAATGGTCAAGTCCATTTTTTGTAAATTACACATCTGGTAGCATAGGCTTGCAGCTTGGTTACAGCTCAGCTGATATGATCATTTTATTTAAAAATTCAGAAGCTTATGCAAATTTATTTAATGCAAAAGATACGATCAGCCTAAAAGCAGAAGCAACTGGTGGCGTTGGTAATGAGGTAGCGATCACAAGTGATTTGCCTGAAATTTCAGCATTTGCTGAGGAGCGTGGCAAGACAAGTGGTGCCTTTATAGGCGTTAGCTTAGATGTGGCAAGGCTAAAAATAAATAGACAAGACACAAATGATTACTATGAGCGAATGTATGATTTTGAAAATATCTACAACAATAGCCCAAAAGCTAGTAAATACACTCTAAAATTTAAAGAAATAATCTCAAAATATTTCTTATAGCTCAAATTTCTTAGCTCATTAATTGAGTCAAGAGCTCTTTTTATTTTTACTTTTTTGATTAATTTTATAGAAGTTATGGCTTAGCTTTTTGCTAAACCATAAATAGTGAAACAAAGCGTTTTTTAGGGATTGGAGAAAATTGAGTCATATACTCAAACGCTTCTTCGTAATCGCCATCTGTATATTGTGCAACTTGTTCGATAAGCTCATAAAGCTCCTCGTCATCCATAGAATCAAAACTGCCTCTATTTTCTAAAACCTCTAACAAAACGGCGTCTAATTCAAGCTCGTCGTAAGTCATTTTATTCCTTAATTTTGATTTAAAAAATGCGACACTATACCAAAACAATCTTATAAAATACTTTACTTGAAATTCGTAAGAAATTTTATGCTTTTTTTATAAGTAAAGTTGTAAAATCCTTATATTCATTATCATTTTGGTTAGGTTTTTGTGGATAATTTTGAACTATTTTATAAGCATTTTAAAGAGTTTTTAGAAGCCTTTGGGCAGAAAAGCTCAGAGTTAAAAGAACAAATTTTGCATGTACTTTTCATTAGCAACTCTCATCTAAGTGCTCAAGAAATTTCTTCAGAAATTTACAAAATACACAAGAATGAAATTTCAATGACATCAATTTACTCGTTTTTAAATTTTCTAGAAATGCATCATCTTGCAAACTGCTTTGAAGAAAATGGAGTAAAGAAATTTGAACTAAATTTAAAATCATCGCACGATCATTTGATATGTGAAATTTGTGAAAAGATAGTTGATTTTGAAGATGAGATAATAGAGCAAAGGCAAGAGCAAATTTGCAAAGAAAAAAATTTTAGCGAGCAGTCGCATACAATGATACTTTATGGTATTTGCAGTGATTGCCAAGAGAAAAATGAAAATTAAATTTTATCATTTCATTTTACTTTTTGATAATGAAAAACAAAAAAATTTCAGATTTATTTAAGCTGTGAAATAGATAATACGCAATTAAAAAAAGGATGAAAATGGATATAAAAACACAAACTTTAGCACAAGTTGCAAGCTATTTTTCAATGATAGCTCACACAAACGGCAGACTAAGAGTAAGAGTTAGCCCAAAGATAAAAGAGCTAAGTAGCAGCGTAAATTTAGCTAGCCTAGATGATGTGATAGCTCAGATAAATGGTATAAAAAATGTAAAATTTAACAAGCTAATCGGCTCTGTAACGATCGAATACGATCATGAAATTTTTCCAAAAAATCTTTGGGAAGATCTTTTAAAAGGGCAAAATTTAGAAGAGATTTCAACTAGAGTAAATGAAGTTGCAAAAGAAGTGAAATATGCTTAATGAACTTTTAAATGCATCATATACCAGCGAAAAGAACGCACTTAGCTTATATGAAAATTTAGCTTCATTTGGTGATGTTTTTAACGAGATCGCAAATATCAGAAAAAATGCAATCATCTTGATAGAAAAATTTGCGAGTGCTCATGATTATGAGCTTGCTTGCGAAAATGAAGCTATATTTTTGCCGGCAAAAAATAAAGAAGATGCACTGATACAAGCTTTAAACTACGAGCTAGAACTAAATAAAATGTATGAAAAATTTTGTGAAAGCTTAGATGATGAAGAGCTAAAAGATCTATTTTTTAGACTTTGGGCTACTTCAAATAACGAATATGTCGCCTCTTTAAAGCAACGCTTAAAAGAAATTTATAGTGGCTGTGAAATAAAAAGTGAGCTAAATTTAAATGAAATTTCACAAAATTTTGAGCAAAATGGCATAACAAATATTTTAGAAAACTATCAAAATGACTTTAATGAGATAACTAAAAGCTTGCAAAATATCGCAAGTGGCAAGGCTGATAAAAGTGAGTTAGCAAAGATAACCAATAATCCAAATTTCTCGTTTTTTAGCGGACTTGCGCTTGGGGCATTAGGCATTTCAGTAGTTAGCAAAAATTTTAATAAGGATGAAGAAAATGAATAATTTACAAAATCAAACAAAGAAAGGATTTAAAATGGCATTACCATTTTTAGCAGGTTTAGCAGTAGGCGGTTTAGCAATAGCTGCTTGGAATAAAAGAGATAAGATCAAAGAGTACGCCCAAGATGGCTTTGATAAAGGCAAAGAGGCCGCAAAAGATCTTTACAAAAAAGGTAAAAGTGTTGCAAAAGATGCAAAAGACTTTATAGTAAAAGAAGAGAAAAAAGCAAAACGCGGTGCTAAAAAAGTAGAAAAAGAGGCTGAAAAAGTGGTAAAGAAAACAAGAAAACCACGCGCTAAAAAGCCAGCCGCTCCAAAAGCTATCACACCAAACGATATAGCTTAAGGATAGAGAATGCAAGAAAATAGTCTTTTTACACTTTCAAGCACAAGGCTTCCATTTGATCACTTCATCAGCGGTGCTTTAATCGCTGGCATGGGTGCAGCTGCACTTGGCTTTAGCGACTATCTAAATAATAGAGCAACTAAAAAAGATGTCGCTAAAAAGATAGCAAAATACGCTGTAACAGGTGGTTTTGTAGGTGCTGTTGGTATTCATGCTTCAAATTTAATAGCACAAAAAAAATATCTAAATGCAGCAGCTTTTACAGCAGCTGGTATCGGCGGTCTTTTGATAGCAGAAAAACTAATAAAATTGGAGAGTAAATAATGAATAACCCTTACATCAATGAAGAAAACGTAGCAAGCGAAACTACAGCTAACAATGCAGCAGCTACTCAGCCAAGCGCAATTGATAACGCAATAAATAATGCAGCTCAAAATTTACCATTTGTACCTGAAAATTTTAATGCTGCTGGCTTTGTAAAAGGTCTAGTTTTAGGTGGTATCGCAGCTTATGTACTGACTAATCCAAAAGCGCAAGAGTGCGTATTTAAAGCGATTATCAAAGGTGGCGAGCTTATAAATGCTGGCATAGAAGAACTAAAAGAGCGTTTTGAAGATGTCAAAGCAGAACTTGACTCACAAAAATAAGATCACTCTAGCTCACAAGAGTAAAAATAGAGCGAGGTTTATTTGCGAGAGCCTAAACGCTAGAAGCGACGTCAGCGCTATCGAGGCTGCGATCTCGGAG from Campylobacter concisus ATCC 51562 harbors:
- a CDS encoding 5-formyltetrahydrofolate cyclo-ligase, with the protein product MSVNLEKNEFRKNARANLMKLTKFKAKCSHYKATKTLLKLINFTNSKKVLFYLPLNYEVDVLKIRRNLSRKCEIFAPFMVGLSLKMVRLRLPFITYKFNVRQSSGKKMDNVRLDMAVVPAIGVDGAMARIGHGKGFYDRFFDSLPIKPKRIVFLEIKDFYTKDVLSNAQDAVADFYITPNKNYIKRGINDRGFNRLRSRCGGRWSRVSIR
- a CDS encoding TlpA family protein disulfide reductase, whose amino-acid sequence is MTLKRAIITSLCIFAFFGCGDENKQKKEQNTSEQTQGKILDKNASKDENLSKDSLTPKMSESAQDSEIKEINLKLLSGTTMQITKRSNGFDVKDGKKATLYVFFATWCPPCKAEIPHLNNLSEKFKNELDIVGVLLEDKSEDEVKDFAQKYKIKYEVAVGEGNFLFEKAMGGIKGLPASALFKANGDYVQGYIGLVPEEMLENDINRATK
- the ftsY gene encoding signal recognition particle-docking protein FtsY, coding for MLDFLKKGLEKTFGAISSAKKSKKIDKESLEEILLEADVAYEIVEEILYYLPPQDEVSRADLRRVMSSYFIYENERVIEPDKPFVDLILGVNGAGKTTTIAKLANLYKNNGKSVILGACDTFRAGAIEQLRQWSIRLNVPIVATQQGHDPSAVAYDTISSALAKGIDRVILDTAGRLQNQTNLANELEKIVRISKKAYEKAPHRKILILDGTQGNAGVAQAKAFNDIVSLDGVIITKLDGTAKGGALFGVARELELPIFYIGVGESMDDVIKFNPDEFLDELMDAIFE
- the radA gene encoding DNA repair protein RadA — encoded protein: MAKAKPVFECQACGNQQSKWLGKCPQCGAWDSFIELSQQEIKISKEIAKSTSAPSKAISIDEVEIQNFTRFSTKDSELDLVLGGGVVEGSLVLIGGSPGIGKSTLLLKIGSNLAKDGKKTLYVSGEESQSQIKMRADRLNAVDKNLYLLTEICLEDILLEVQKSDYKVLVIDSIQTLYSQNISSAPGSITQVREITFELMRLAKSQNICVFIIGHITKEGSIAGPRVLEHMVDVVLYFEGDASRELRILRGFKNRFGSTSEVGIFEMSQHGLVSANEVSSKFFTRGGAMSGSAITIIMEGSRALSIEIQALVCESAYPKRSSTGFERNRLDMLLALLERKLEIPLGHYDVFINVSGGVKISETAADLAVIAAIISSFKNRPISKDSIFIGELSLNGEIREIFNLDQRLKEAKTQKFKNAIIPNKPLDMQGLKCFYAKDITQVLEWM
- the acpS gene encoding holo-ACP synthase; the protein is MIGIDIIKIDRISRLKVRYGELFLKKFLSDDEIALAKNDATLAGFWAAKEAASKALGVGISKECGFLDIELSKDAKNAPKIKFSPKIYTNFNIKEASLSITHDGGFAVAAVMIV
- the fliL gene encoding flagellar basal body-associated protein FliL, producing MAEEVEEKKAKKGGNGALMIIIIAIFVLLLVIGGLVAFLMLSSDEPKEANMAQTPAQTQTQSMPAQNKAKHGSNDYSNMGPIYPLDQFIVNLLSENGSRFLKTKIDMEQSDELLTPELDKKKALLRDIIIRTLSSKTYEEVSTAKGKDRLKDEIVGKLNEVLNDGYIKNIFFTDFVVQ
- the ybaK gene encoding Cys-tRNA(Pro) deacylase, with the translated sequence MIHKTNAARALDKLKINYEILEYEVDLNDLSAIHVAASTKQNIKQIYKTIVCECEPKNFVVACLQGDLELDLKALAHACDAKRCELINLKDLEKITGYIRGGCSPLAMKKHFATFIDERAKEQEYVLVSAGVRGKQIKIAPNDLLKACEADYADIARLAL
- a CDS encoding SAM-dependent methyltransferase, producing the protein MKFSEFFDIWVNENYYKFGVDIGKKGDFYTNVSVGYLFGACLANYFLKLLKNGEISSSCKVMEIGANSGDMLADFAQGIFTLEPEILPNLELIIIEPHEILRKRQLETFAKRFGDDIKIKHYENLGECSFDEIFIISNELLDAFSCEIIDGQNMLFVDDDLKFYWQKADQNLLALAKKFGIKKGEISTSYAKFALQLANVAKKVRFLSFDYGEFEPKNEFSLRIFKDHQVFSLFEISDLEPYFKRSDLTYSLCFKQVKEAFCEAGFEMLKFKKQNEALVCDFGVDEILSLVLEKGSKQAYENAAKQAKFLLSPEFLGEKFKFIEFLKS
- a CDS encoding trimeric intracellular cation channel family protein, translating into MSLILFVEYVGIASAALSGFLFAVKKECDWLGVFLSAFLTALGGGIMRDMLVGRAVYSFTHYMPVSVVIFMLIVSRAANLHIKREGLERKFVFIFADAIDVICFSIVGAMVAIEYNYNIFGVMMIAFFNGVGGGILRDILLNEIPWFLRTGLYGTISLGVGLAYFVLYHLGLTNIFFTMLLLAAGITVRMLAFYRGWKLPDL
- a CDS encoding lipid-binding SYLF domain-containing protein; protein product: MKRLLIIFLAGLFFTPHLNADVVQNQKLKNAINILNAFGTRNLKPNTKFEGIKAIAIIPDATKAGAVVTGSTGKGVFIAKNDDGEWSSPFFVNYTSGSIGLQLGYSSADMIILFKNSEAYANLFNAKDTISLKAEATGGVGNEVAITSDLPEISAFAEERGKTSGAFIGVSLDVARLKINRQDTNDYYERMYDFENIYNNSPKASKYTLKFKEIISKYFL
- a CDS encoding Fur family transcriptional regulator — protein: MDNFELFYKHFKEFLEAFGQKSSELKEQILHVLFISNSHLSAQEISSEIYKIHKNEISMTSIYSFLNFLEMHHLANCFEENGVKKFELNLKSSHDHLICEICEKIVDFEDEIIEQRQEQICKEKNFSEQSHTMILYGICSDCQEKNEN
- a CDS encoding HMA2 domain-containing protein; protein product: MDIKTQTLAQVASYFSMIAHTNGRLRVRVSPKIKELSSSVNLASLDDVIAQINGIKNVKFNKLIGSVTIEYDHEIFPKNLWEDLLKGQNLEEISTRVNEVAKEVKYA
- a CDS encoding ferritin-like domain-containing protein, with the translated sequence MLNELLNASYTSEKNALSLYENLASFGDVFNEIANIRKNAIILIEKFASAHDYELACENEAIFLPAKNKEDALIQALNYELELNKMYEKFCESLDDEELKDLFFRLWATSNNEYVASLKQRLKEIYSGCEIKSELNLNEISQNFEQNGITNILENYQNDFNEITKSLQNIASGKADKSELAKITNNPNFSFFSGLALGALGISVVSKNFNKDEENE